From the Leptotrichia sp. oral taxon 221 genome, one window contains:
- a CDS encoding GNAT family N-acetyltransferase, with the protein MNFRKSQMEDVDRILELIEMAKSSLKEMGIDQWQNGYPNREKIENDVNKGISYVLEIEKSITENTDFDKNNNKKIVATIVLSPEPETAYDNIDGSWKTTEPYVAIHRVAVDNSVKNQGMATKILSYSENFCRENGIANLRADTHTENIPMQRVLIKQGFEVRGEITLDREPDVGAKRIAFDKIVKK; encoded by the coding sequence ATGAATTTTAGAAAATCTCAAATGGAAGATGTTGATAGAATTTTGGAGCTTATAGAAATGGCTAAAAGTTCGTTAAAAGAGATGGGGATTGACCAATGGCAAAATGGATATCCGAATAGAGAAAAGATAGAAAATGATGTAAATAAAGGGATAAGTTATGTTTTAGAAATAGAAAAATCAATAACTGAAAATACAGATTTTGATAAAAATAACAATAAAAAAATTGTTGCGACAATTGTTTTATCACCAGAACCTGAGACGGCTTATGATAATATAGATGGAAGTTGGAAGACAACAGAACCTTATGTGGCAATTCACAGGGTTGCCGTTGATAATAGCGTGAAAAATCAAGGAATGGCTACGAAAATTTTGAGTTATTCTGAGAATTTTTGTCGTGAAAATGGAATTGCAAATTTGAGGGCGGATACTCATACAGAAAATATTCCGATGCAAAGAGTGCTGATAAAACAAGGGTTTGAGGTACGTGGAGAAATAACGCTGGATAGGGAGCCTGATGTAGGGGCGAAAAGAATAGCGTTTGATAAAATTGTAAAAAAATAG
- a CDS encoding uracil-DNA glycosylase, whose translation MVNIGNDWDGIFEEHKEFEKDYYKKMRKFLISEYKTKTIYPKADEIFTAFKLTSYKDCKIVLLGQDPYHGENQAHGLAFSVKKGVPLPPSLKNIYKEIHNEYGYEMSNSGYLEKWARQGILLLNTALTVVAGNANSHSKIGWEIFTDNVIKYLNDREEPLIFILWGNNAKSKKKLINTQKHYILEGVHPSPLSANRGFFGCNHFIRANEILRELGEKEIDWKI comes from the coding sequence ATGGTAAATATTGGGAATGATTGGGATGGAATTTTTGAGGAACACAAGGAATTTGAAAAAGATTATTACAAAAAAATGAGAAAATTTTTGATATCAGAGTATAAGACGAAAACGATTTATCCTAAAGCAGATGAAATTTTTACAGCTTTTAAGTTGACAAGTTACAAAGATTGTAAAATTGTTTTGCTTGGACAAGATCCTTATCACGGTGAAAATCAGGCACATGGATTGGCTTTTTCTGTGAAAAAAGGCGTACCGTTGCCACCGTCATTAAAAAATATTTATAAAGAAATTCACAATGAATACGGTTATGAAATGAGTAATAGTGGATACTTAGAAAAATGGGCAAGACAAGGGATATTGCTTTTAAATACAGCGTTAACTGTAGTTGCTGGGAATGCGAATTCGCACTCAAAAATTGGTTGGGAAATATTTACAGATAATGTGATAAAATATTTGAATGATAGAGAAGAACCATTAATTTTCATTTTATGGGGAAATAATGCGAAGAGTAAGAAAAAATTGATTAATACGCAAAAACATTATATTTTGGAAGGTGTTCATCCAAGTCCGCTTTCTGCAAATCGTGGATTTTTTGGATGTAACCATTTTATTAGAGCGAATGAAATTTTAAGAGAATTAGGTGAAAAGGAAATTGACTGGAAAATATAG
- a CDS encoding dCMP deaminase family protein produces the protein MSKREDYLSWDEYFMGIAFLSGMRSKDPSTQVGACIIDEDKKIIGIGYNGFPMGSSDDTMPWEREGDFLETKYPYVVHAELNAILNSIKSLKNSTIYVTHFPCNECAKAIVQSGIKKVVYFSDKHKDLETTKASKKILENANVEISHINLDKEKIVINFRD, from the coding sequence ATGTCGAAAAGAGAAGATTATTTGTCGTGGGACGAATATTTTATGGGAATAGCGTTTTTGTCTGGGATGAGGAGTAAGGATCCATCGACACAGGTGGGAGCTTGTATAATTGATGAGGATAAGAAAATAATCGGAATAGGATATAACGGTTTTCCAATGGGAAGTTCTGACGATACGATGCCTTGGGAAAGAGAAGGAGATTTTTTGGAAACGAAGTATCCGTATGTTGTTCATGCTGAATTAAATGCGATTTTAAACAGTATAAAATCTCTAAAAAATAGTACAATTTATGTGACGCATTTTCCGTGCAATGAGTGTGCGAAGGCAATTGTTCAATCAGGTATAAAAAAAGTTGTCTATTTTTCAGATAAGCACAAAGATTTGGAAACAACTAAGGCTTCAAAAAAAATTCTTGAGAATGCAAATGTTGAAATTTCACATATAAATTTAGATAAAGAAAAAATTGTGATAAATTTTAGGGATTAG